In Nocardia asteroides, a single genomic region encodes these proteins:
- a CDS encoding alkyl/aryl-sulfatase has product MCQGPKEPTSFTAEANRQAVQRYAMDDRRDFTDVTRGLLAELPGAYTGPDGTVAFDPDNYTYLAEAGEEAPDSVEPSLWRQSRLMARGGLFKVTDRLYQVRNNDIANLTVVEGEDGLVVIDCMAGVEAARQAMSMIREHVSDKPVAAIIYTHTHIDHYGGVKGVVDAEQVASGRVPIVAPGLAFDKYAIGENVIAGNAMARRSFYAFGALLDHGPRGQLTCGIGIDSAKGVSISYLSPTDAITETGQKRELAGIEFEFLYAPDTEAPEEMHIWIPELAALTCAENANHSLHNIQTLRGARTRDARNFARYLDETLERWGDAVQVHYGPHTWPVWGTENVTALLESQRDAYKFIHDQALRLANKGYTPLEAAEVLELPEPLRRDWANRGYHGTLHHDVRAVFTKELGMWDGDPVSLHPHPPVESAKRLVAFAGADRILAEGRRAFEAGDYRWAVQILHALVFAEPENTEARQVQADAYEQMGYQSEGPQWRGIFLSAAKELRAGAQPPPFVTASQDTILAMPIDLLFDFLAVHIVGDRAADADIHLNLEFTDAGERWNTWIRRGVLNARRGHSAKAQLTIAGPKQALIAVLLQPAATARLSEAGTVQLDGDESALDRLVALLDTFDPAFPIVTP; this is encoded by the coding sequence ATGTGTCAGGGACCGAAGGAGCCGACGTCGTTCACTGCCGAGGCGAACCGGCAGGCGGTGCAGCGGTACGCCATGGACGACCGGCGTGACTTCACCGATGTCACCCGCGGGCTCCTCGCCGAACTGCCCGGCGCCTACACCGGCCCCGACGGCACGGTGGCCTTCGATCCGGACAACTACACCTACCTCGCCGAGGCGGGTGAGGAGGCGCCGGATTCGGTGGAGCCGAGTCTGTGGCGGCAGAGCAGGCTCATGGCCCGCGGCGGGCTGTTCAAGGTGACCGACCGGCTCTACCAGGTCCGCAACAACGACATCGCCAACCTCACCGTGGTCGAGGGCGAGGACGGGCTGGTGGTGATCGACTGCATGGCCGGGGTGGAGGCCGCGCGCCAGGCGATGTCGATGATCCGCGAGCACGTCAGCGACAAGCCGGTGGCGGCGATCATCTATACCCACACCCACATCGACCACTACGGCGGGGTCAAGGGCGTCGTCGACGCCGAGCAGGTGGCCTCGGGCCGGGTGCCGATCGTCGCGCCGGGGCTCGCGTTCGACAAGTACGCCATCGGAGAGAACGTCATCGCCGGGAACGCGATGGCGCGGCGCAGCTTCTACGCCTTCGGCGCGCTGCTCGACCACGGCCCGCGCGGCCAGCTGACCTGCGGGATCGGCATCGACAGCGCGAAGGGGGTTTCGATCTCCTACCTCTCGCCCACCGACGCCATCACCGAGACCGGCCAGAAGCGGGAACTGGCAGGCATCGAGTTCGAGTTCCTCTACGCCCCCGACACCGAGGCGCCGGAGGAGATGCACATCTGGATTCCGGAACTGGCCGCGCTGACGTGTGCGGAGAACGCCAACCACTCGCTGCACAACATCCAGACCCTGCGCGGCGCCCGCACCCGCGACGCCCGCAACTTCGCCCGCTACCTCGACGAGACCCTCGAGCGCTGGGGCGATGCCGTGCAGGTGCACTACGGCCCGCACACCTGGCCGGTGTGGGGCACCGAGAACGTCACCGCCCTCCTCGAATCCCAGCGCGACGCCTACAAATTCATCCACGACCAGGCGCTGCGGCTGGCGAACAAGGGCTACACGCCGCTCGAAGCCGCCGAGGTGCTGGAGCTGCCCGAACCGCTGCGCCGGGATTGGGCCAACCGCGGCTACCACGGCACCCTGCACCACGACGTGCGCGCGGTGTTCACCAAGGAACTCGGCATGTGGGACGGCGACCCGGTCTCGCTGCACCCGCACCCGCCCGTGGAATCGGCGAAGCGGCTGGTCGCCTTCGCCGGAGCCGACCGGATTTTGGCCGAGGGCCGCCGGGCCTTCGAGGCGGGCGACTACCGGTGGGCGGTGCAGATCCTGCACGCGCTGGTCTTCGCCGAACCGGAGAACACCGAGGCCAGGCAGGTACAGGCCGATGCCTACGAGCAGATGGGCTACCAGTCCGAGGGGCCGCAGTGGCGTGGCATCTTCCTCTCCGCCGCCAAGGAACTCCGCGCGGGCGCCCAGCCGCCGCCGTTCGTGACCGCCAGCCAGGACACGATCCTGGCCATGCCGATCGACCTGCTCTTCGACTTCCTCGCGGTGCACATCGTCGGCGACCGGGCCGCCGATGCCGATATCCACCTGAACCTGGAGTTCACCGACGCCGGCGAGCGCTGGAACACCTGGATCCGGCGCGGGGTCCTCAACGCCCGTCGCGGGCACTCCGCGAAAGCGCAGCTCACCATCGCCGGGCCCAAGCAGGCGTTGATCGCGGTGCTGCTGCAACCCGCCGCCACCGCGCGGCTCAGCGAGGCGGGCACTGTGCAGCTCGACGGTGATGAAAGCGCACTCGATCGGCTCGTCGCCCTGCTCGACACTTTCGACCCCGCCTTCCCCATCGTCACCCCCTGA
- a CDS encoding YdcF family protein, whose product MTGFRRAALLLGVVAALCVAALWPVYVTPQRDAPAPADAILVLGGAHDGREELGLRLARDGYAPLVLLSDPYDGSPLVNRICHGGYSFEVRCFDPAPRTTRGEGRELARLAAERGWTRVIVVTFTPHISRARYILGQCWPGELLFADPRPRLSPARWAWDYVYQSAGYAKAFTELTLHGC is encoded by the coding sequence GTGACCGGGTTCCGTCGCGCGGCGCTGCTCCTCGGTGTGGTCGCCGCGCTCTGCGTCGCGGCGCTCTGGCCCGTCTACGTGACTCCGCAGCGCGACGCCCCCGCGCCGGCCGACGCGATCCTCGTCCTCGGCGGTGCGCACGACGGGCGCGAGGAGCTCGGGCTGCGGCTGGCCCGCGACGGCTACGCCCCGCTGGTTCTCCTCTCCGACCCGTACGACGGCAGCCCCCTGGTCAACCGCATCTGCCACGGCGGTTACAGCTTCGAGGTGCGCTGCTTCGACCCCGCCCCGCGCACCACCCGTGGCGAGGGGCGGGAGCTGGCCCGGCTCGCGGCGGAGCGCGGCTGGACCCGGGTGATCGTGGTGACCTTCACCCCGCACATCTCCCGCGCCCGCTACATCCTCGGGCAGTGCTGGCCCGGCGAACTGCTCTTCGCCGACCCCCGCCCGCGGCTCTCCCCGGCGCGCTGGGCCTGGGACTACGTCTACCAGTCCGCCGGGTACGCCAAGGCGTTCACCGAACTCACCCTGCACGGCTGCTGA
- a CDS encoding acyl-CoA dehydrogenase family protein: MDFTLTEEQEMLRSALAAYLGARYDLEKSRAAAKSDLGWQPAVWRGFADELGILGATLPERVDGSGGGAVELRVIAEELGRALVVEPFLDTVVVGAGLLDRAGGDRADEVLTQIVSGDARIAFAATESTAGHVLHDVGTTARRDGEDWVLDGAKVVVTSAPLATHLIVSARTSGERRDEHGISLFLLEFDAANPPAGVEVHSYRTIDDRVGADLTLIGLRLPPNALLGVEGAAWEVIAPTIDSAIAAVSAEAVGAMGKVLADTVEYAKQRQQFGVPIGSFQALQHRMVDMYMELEQAIAASHLVTAALDAEPDARARAASAAKVTIARAARFIGQNAVQLHGAMGMTEELAIGHYFKRLTAIQREFGTADEHLARYARLSR, from the coding sequence ATGGACTTCACCCTGACCGAGGAGCAGGAGATGCTCCGCTCCGCGCTCGCCGCGTACCTCGGTGCGCGCTACGACCTGGAGAAGAGTCGCGCGGCGGCCAAATCCGACCTGGGCTGGCAGCCGGCCGTCTGGCGCGGATTCGCCGATGAGCTGGGGATTCTCGGCGCCACGCTGCCCGAGCGGGTGGACGGGTCCGGTGGTGGGGCCGTCGAGCTGCGGGTGATCGCCGAGGAGCTCGGCCGCGCGCTGGTCGTCGAGCCGTTCCTGGACACCGTCGTGGTCGGCGCCGGGCTGCTGGACCGGGCGGGCGGCGACCGGGCCGACGAGGTGCTCACGCAGATCGTCTCCGGTGACGCCAGGATCGCCTTCGCGGCCACCGAGTCGACCGCCGGGCACGTGCTGCACGACGTGGGCACCACCGCGCGCCGGGACGGCGAGGACTGGGTGCTCGACGGCGCCAAGGTGGTCGTGACCAGCGCCCCGCTCGCCACCCACCTGATCGTCTCGGCCCGCACCTCCGGCGAGCGCAGGGACGAGCACGGCATCTCGCTCTTCCTGCTCGAGTTCGACGCCGCGAACCCGCCCGCCGGGGTCGAGGTGCACTCCTACCGCACCATCGACGACCGCGTCGGCGCCGACCTCACCCTCATCGGGCTGCGGCTCCCGCCGAACGCGCTGCTCGGCGTCGAGGGGGCCGCCTGGGAGGTGATCGCGCCGACCATCGACAGCGCCATCGCCGCGGTCTCCGCCGAGGCGGTCGGGGCGATGGGCAAGGTGCTCGCCGACACCGTCGAGTACGCCAAGCAGCGGCAGCAGTTCGGGGTTCCGATCGGCAGTTTCCAGGCGCTGCAGCACCGCATGGTGGACATGTACATGGAGCTGGAGCAGGCCATCGCGGCTTCGCACCTGGTGACCGCGGCTCTGGACGCCGAACCGGACGCCCGCGCCCGCGCCGCCTCCGCCGCCAAGGTGACGATCGCCCGCGCGGCGCGGTTCATCGGGCAGAACGCGGTGCAGTTGCACGGCGCGATGGGGATGACCGAGGAGTTGGCCATCGGGCACTACTTCAAGCGGCTCACGGCCATTCAGCGGGAATTCGGCACCGCCGACGAGCACCTCGCGCGGTACGCGAGGCTCAGCCGCTGA
- a CDS encoding acyl-CoA dehydrogenase family protein, with protein sequence MEYDWSEADLAFRDEVRAFLDAELTPEIRRAGRLATSVYPDHEASMEWQHILHRKGWAAPHWPVEYGGQDWSLTQHHIFASESTLAGAPALSPMGIRMVAPAIIAFGTKEQKEFFLPRILTGEVFFCQGYSEPEAGSDLASLSMAAVDDGEDFVCTGSKIWTTHATEANWIFCLVRTTRGTKKQEGITFVLIDMNQPGIEIRPLVMSSGEEVQNQVFFDGVRVPKSNVLGKIDEGWTVAKYLLVHERGGAAAPWLQVLAQDLGDAAAEQPGPDGRPLIDDPAFAAKLADVRIRIDVLEVLEYRTLAAMAKGKNPGPASSMLKVLGTELSQQLTELTLEAAGPRGRIYQPHAAMPGGPVAGYTPPADGYHSGAEWQAVAPLRYFNDRAGSIYAGSNEIQRNILAKAALGL encoded by the coding sequence ATGGAATACGACTGGTCCGAGGCCGACCTGGCCTTCCGAGACGAGGTGCGGGCGTTCCTCGACGCCGAGCTGACGCCGGAGATCCGGCGCGCCGGCCGGCTGGCGACCAGCGTCTACCCGGACCACGAGGCCAGCATGGAGTGGCAGCACATCCTGCACCGCAAGGGGTGGGCGGCGCCGCACTGGCCGGTGGAGTACGGCGGGCAGGATTGGAGCCTGACCCAGCACCACATCTTCGCCAGCGAGTCCACGCTGGCGGGCGCGCCCGCGCTCTCGCCGATGGGCATCCGGATGGTGGCGCCGGCGATCATCGCCTTCGGGACGAAGGAGCAGAAGGAGTTCTTCCTCCCGCGCATCCTCACCGGCGAGGTCTTCTTCTGTCAGGGCTACTCCGAGCCGGAGGCCGGCTCCGACCTGGCCTCGCTGAGCATGGCCGCGGTGGACGACGGTGAGGATTTCGTCTGCACCGGAAGCAAGATCTGGACCACGCACGCTACCGAGGCCAACTGGATCTTCTGCCTGGTGCGCACCACGCGCGGCACGAAGAAGCAGGAGGGCATCACCTTCGTGCTGATCGACATGAACCAGCCGGGCATCGAGATCCGCCCGCTGGTCATGAGCTCCGGTGAAGAGGTGCAGAATCAGGTCTTCTTCGACGGGGTGCGGGTGCCGAAGAGCAACGTCCTCGGCAAGATCGACGAGGGCTGGACCGTCGCCAAGTACCTGCTGGTGCACGAGCGCGGCGGGGCAGCGGCGCCGTGGCTGCAGGTGCTGGCGCAGGACCTGGGCGACGCCGCCGCCGAGCAGCCCGGGCCGGACGGCCGCCCGCTGATCGACGACCCGGCCTTCGCCGCCAAGCTCGCCGACGTGCGGATCCGCATCGACGTGCTCGAGGTGCTGGAGTACCGGACGCTCGCAGCCATGGCCAAGGGCAAGAACCCCGGCCCGGCCTCCTCGATGCTCAAGGTGCTCGGCACCGAGCTGAGCCAGCAGCTCACCGAACTCACGCTGGAGGCGGCCGGGCCGCGCGGCCGGATCTACCAGCCGCACGCGGCCATGCCCGGCGGCCCGGTGGCGGGCTACACCCCGCCCGCCGACGGCTACCACAGCGGCGCCGAGTGGCAGGCCGTCGCGCCGCTGCGTTACTTCAACGACCGCGCGGGCTCGATCTACGCGGGCAGCAACGAAATTCAGCGAAACATCCTCGCCAAAGCAGCATTGGGGCTCTGA